One window of the Lysobacter sp. S4-A87 genome contains the following:
- a CDS encoding DegQ family serine endoprotease produces MNRPLRSLVLVTAIAASLPVACTAQPPATPIAPPPAATPAAPLVSGLPDFTNLVQRVGPAVVNIRADAAPQRNVRGAPDDDEQIPEIFRRFFGDDMPFPGGPGGPRGPRGGGTSMGSGFLMSADGYVMTNHHVVEGADTVTVKLSDRREFTAKVIGSDEQSDVALLKIDAKGLPFLRMANASSTRAGQWVIAIGSPFGLDHSVTAGIVSAVGRSNPYANQRYVPFIQTDVAINQGNSGGPLLNTSGEVVGINSQIFSNSGGYMGVSFAIPIDVAMGAAEQLRATGKVSRGQLGVQVQPITSESAKGLGLPDSSGALIADVLPGSPAEKAGIERGDVIRAVDGRAINESSDLPPIIGSMPPGTRAKVSVYRDGRNVDLTVVVAELDATAAGASGSPPPAAGGEPSRPSAGNALGLVGQDLSSGDRQRLGLRGNEGVLVRTPGDAAADAGLRPGDVVLSVGRNSVASASALDRELASVKPGQTVMLLVRRQGGTQFIAVTADDAAKAG; encoded by the coding sequence ATGAACCGTCCGCTTCGTTCCCTGGTCCTTGTTACTGCCATCGCCGCTTCGCTGCCCGTGGCCTGCACCGCGCAGCCGCCCGCCACGCCGATCGCGCCACCGCCTGCAGCGACGCCGGCCGCGCCGCTGGTGAGCGGGCTTCCCGACTTCACCAACCTGGTCCAGCGGGTCGGACCTGCGGTGGTCAACATCCGGGCAGATGCGGCGCCGCAGCGCAATGTGCGCGGGGCACCCGACGACGACGAACAGATCCCCGAGATCTTCCGCCGCTTCTTCGGTGACGACATGCCCTTCCCGGGCGGTCCCGGCGGTCCGCGCGGTCCGCGCGGCGGCGGCACCTCGATGGGCAGCGGCTTCCTGATGTCGGCCGACGGCTACGTGATGACCAACCACCATGTCGTGGAAGGTGCCGATACGGTCACGGTCAAGCTGTCCGATCGTCGTGAGTTCACCGCCAAGGTGATCGGCAGCGACGAGCAGTCCGACGTCGCGCTGCTCAAGATCGACGCCAAGGGCCTGCCGTTCCTGCGCATGGCCAACGCCAGCTCGACCAGGGCCGGGCAGTGGGTGATCGCGATCGGTTCGCCGTTCGGCCTCGACCATTCGGTCACCGCCGGCATCGTCAGCGCGGTCGGCCGCAGCAACCCGTACGCCAACCAGCGCTACGTGCCCTTCATCCAGACCGACGTCGCGATCAACCAGGGCAACTCCGGTGGCCCGCTGCTCAACACCAGCGGCGAAGTGGTCGGCATCAACTCGCAGATCTTCAGCAACTCCGGCGGCTACATGGGCGTGAGCTTCGCCATCCCGATCGACGTGGCGATGGGCGCGGCGGAGCAGTTGCGCGCCACCGGCAAGGTCAGCCGCGGCCAGCTCGGCGTGCAGGTGCAGCCGATCACCAGCGAGTCGGCCAAGGGCCTGGGCCTGCCCGACAGCAGCGGCGCGCTGATCGCCGACGTGCTGCCCGGCAGCCCTGCCGAGAAGGCGGGCATCGAGCGCGGCGACGTGATCCGCGCGGTCGATGGCCGGGCCATCAATGAATCCAGCGACCTGCCGCCGATCATCGGGTCGATGCCGCCGGGCACCAGGGCCAAGGTCAGCGTTTACCGGGACGGCCGCAATGTCGATCTGACGGTCGTGGTCGCCGAGCTCGACGCCACGGCGGCCGGCGCCTCCGGTTCGCCGCCTCCGGCCGCCGGTGGCGAGCCGTCGCGACCCTCGGCCGGCAATGCGCTGGGCCTGGTCGGGCAGGACCTGAGCAGTGGCGACCGCCAGCGGCTGGGCCTGCGCGGCAACGAAGGGGTGCTCGTACGCACCCCGGGTGATGCCGCCGCCGACGCCGGCCTGCGTCCCGGAGACGTGGTCCTGTCGGTCGGCCGCAACTCGGTTGCCAGTGCCTCGGCGCTGGACCGCGAGCTGGCCTCGGTCAAGCCGGGGCAGACGGTGATGCTGCTGGTGCGCCGCCAGGGCGGCACCCAGTTCATCGCCGTCACCGCCGACGACGCCGCCAAGGCGGGCTGA
- the rpoE gene encoding RNA polymerase sigma factor RpoE: MAELVLPKDVELDQELVERVQRGDSAAFDALVRKYQHRITALIGRYIPDWSECQDVAQETFIRAYRALPNFRGDAQFYTWLHRIAVNTAKNYLVAQNRRPPTDDIDAGDAEQFDTGTRLRDTDTPEHELLRQEIERTLMRVVETLPEELRTAITMREVEGLSYDEIAQKMGCPIGTVRSRIFRAREAIDAELRPLLDNDSAEASKR; encoded by the coding sequence ATGGCCGAATTAGTGTTGCCCAAAGATGTGGAGTTGGACCAGGAGCTGGTCGAGCGTGTCCAGCGCGGCGACAGTGCGGCCTTCGATGCGCTGGTGCGCAAGTACCAGCATCGGATCACCGCGCTGATCGGGCGCTACATCCCCGACTGGAGCGAATGCCAGGACGTTGCCCAGGAAACCTTCATACGCGCCTACCGGGCGCTGCCGAACTTCCGCGGTGATGCCCAGTTCTATACGTGGTTGCACCGGATCGCCGTGAACACTGCAAAGAATTACCTGGTTGCACAGAACCGCAGGCCTCCGACCGACGACATCGACGCCGGCGACGCCGAGCAGTTCGACACCGGCACGCGCCTGCGCGACACCGACACACCGGAACATGAACTGCTGCGACAGGAAATTGAACGCACGCTGATGCGCGTGGTCGAAACCCTGCCGGAAGAACTGCGGACCGCCATCACCATGCGCGAGGTGGAAGGTCTGAGCTATGACGAGATCGCGCAGAAGATGGGTTGCCCCATCGGCACCGTCCGCTCGCGAATCTTCCGTGCGCGCGAAGCGATCGATGCCGAACTGCGACCCCTGCTCGACAACGACTCTGCGGAAGCTTCGAAGCGATGA
- the lepA gene encoding translation elongation factor 4 → MQQIRNFSIIAHVDHGKSTLADRIIQLCGGLEAREMEAQVLDSNPIERERGITIKAQSVSLPYKAKDGLTYFLNFIDTPGHVDFSYEVSRSLAACEGALLVVDAAQGVEAQSVANCYTAVEQGLEVVPVLNKIDLPTADIERAKAEIEAVIGIDAEDAVAISAKTGLNVVDVLEAIVHRIPPPKPRDTDKLQALIIDSWFDNYLGVVSLVRVMQGEIKPGDKLLVMSTGRTHQVDKVGVFTPKRKDLPKLGAGEVGWIHAAIKDVHGAPVGDTLTSAADPAAKPLPGFQEMQPRVFAGLFPVDAEDYPDLREALDKLRLNDAALRFEPESSEAMGFGFRCGFLGMLHMEIVQERLEREYNLNLISTAPTVIYEVLKTDGSIVPMDNPAKLPPVNMIEEVREPIIRANILTPPDYVGNVITLCEEKRGVQIGINYMGGQVQISYELPMAEVVLDFFDKLKSVSRGYASLDYHFLRFQAGPFVRVDTLINGDKVDALSIITHRSHADRRGRDLCERMKELIPRQMFDVAIQAAVGSQIIARSTVKAMRKNVLAKCYGGDISRKKKLLEKQKEGKKRMKQVGRVEIPQEAFLAVLQVDNK, encoded by the coding sequence ATGCAGCAGATCAGAAACTTTTCCATCATTGCCCACGTCGACCACGGCAAATCGACCCTGGCCGACCGCATCATCCAGCTCTGTGGCGGCCTCGAAGCCCGCGAGATGGAAGCGCAGGTCCTGGATTCCAATCCGATCGAGCGCGAGCGCGGCATCACCATCAAGGCGCAGTCTGTTTCCCTGCCGTACAAGGCCAAGGACGGGCTGACCTATTTCCTGAACTTCATCGACACCCCCGGCCACGTCGACTTCAGTTATGAAGTCAGTCGCTCGCTGGCCGCCTGCGAAGGCGCGCTGCTGGTGGTCGACGCCGCCCAGGGCGTGGAAGCGCAGTCGGTCGCCAACTGCTACACCGCGGTGGAGCAGGGCCTGGAAGTGGTGCCGGTGCTCAACAAGATCGACCTCCCCACCGCCGACATCGAGCGCGCCAAGGCCGAGATCGAAGCGGTGATCGGCATCGACGCCGAAGACGCCGTGGCGATCAGCGCCAAGACCGGCCTGAACGTCGTCGACGTGCTCGAGGCGATCGTCCACCGCATCCCGCCGCCGAAGCCGCGTGACACCGACAAGCTGCAGGCGCTGATCATCGACTCGTGGTTCGACAACTACCTGGGCGTGGTCTCGCTGGTGCGCGTGATGCAGGGCGAGATCAAGCCCGGTGACAAGCTGCTGGTGATGTCGACCGGCCGCACCCACCAGGTCGACAAGGTCGGCGTGTTCACCCCCAAGCGCAAGGACCTGCCCAAGCTGGGTGCCGGCGAAGTGGGCTGGATCCACGCCGCCATCAAGGACGTGCACGGCGCGCCGGTCGGCGACACGCTGACCTCGGCAGCCGATCCGGCGGCCAAGCCGCTGCCGGGCTTCCAGGAAATGCAGCCGCGCGTGTTCGCGGGTCTGTTCCCGGTCGACGCCGAGGACTACCCGGACCTGCGCGAAGCCCTCGACAAGCTGCGCCTGAACGATGCCGCGCTGCGTTTCGAGCCGGAAAGCTCCGAGGCGATGGGCTTCGGTTTCCGCTGCGGCTTCCTGGGCATGCTGCACATGGAGATCGTGCAGGAGCGCCTGGAGCGCGAGTACAACCTCAACCTCATCAGCACCGCGCCGACGGTGATCTATGAGGTGCTCAAGACCGACGGCTCGATCGTGCCGATGGACAACCCGGCCAAGCTTCCGCCGGTGAACATGATCGAAGAGGTCCGTGAGCCGATCATCCGCGCCAACATCCTCACGCCGCCCGATTACGTCGGCAACGTGATCACGCTGTGCGAAGAAAAGCGCGGCGTGCAGATCGGCATCAACTACATGGGCGGCCAGGTGCAGATCAGTTACGAGCTGCCGATGGCCGAAGTCGTGCTCGACTTCTTCGACAAGCTCAAGTCGGTCAGCCGCGGCTACGCCTCGCTGGACTACCACTTCCTGCGCTTCCAGGCCGGTCCGTTCGTGCGCGTGGACACGCTGATCAACGGCGACAAGGTCGACGCGCTGTCGATCATCACCCACCGCAGCCATGCCGACCGCCGCGGTCGCGACCTGTGCGAGCGGATGAAGGAGCTGATCCCGCGACAGATGTTCGACGTCGCCATCCAGGCCGCCGTCGGCTCGCAGATCATCGCCCGCTCGACCGTCAAGGCGATGCGCAAGAACGTCCTGGCCAAGTGCTACGGCGGCGACATCAGCCGCAAGAAGAAGCTCCTCGAGAAGCAGAAAGAGGGCAAGAAGCGGATGAAGCAGGTCGGCCGCGTGGAGATCCCGCAGGAGGCCTTCCTCGCCGTGCTGCAGGTCGACAACAAGTAA
- a CDS encoding sigma-E factor negative regulatory protein: MNTPATDDRENLCALFDGELQGEAARFALKRLGHDAQWRQACGRWQLYGDVLRGQATAMASSSFADRVAQAIAHEPALAPIATSATSSSPRRSASASRRGWIGGALAASVAVAALFVTRPFLSETAPAADDGATTQVAAAATAPDIAPLGVPSPSVPSPSVPDAPDAPDHQAGLGAAAVAAVEVPRRAAERRSTRSQSQRAALRASRQSAPTAATAVAAVAPASAVASTVAMSATGTDAVAPKPFQPQHPEATARPWPRAVLPQYAGSGAGITASYGSGASSPSFYPFEPSMTPAADQTGVTENDSAGPRN, translated from the coding sequence ATGAATACGCCTGCCACTGATGATCGCGAAAATCTCTGCGCGCTGTTCGACGGCGAACTGCAGGGAGAGGCTGCCCGCTTCGCGCTGAAGCGGCTCGGACACGACGCGCAATGGCGCCAGGCCTGCGGCCGCTGGCAACTCTATGGCGATGTGCTGCGTGGCCAGGCCACGGCGATGGCGAGCAGCAGCTTCGCCGACCGCGTCGCGCAGGCGATCGCGCATGAGCCGGCACTGGCACCGATCGCCACGTCGGCGACATCGTCCAGCCCCCGGCGCAGCGCGTCGGCCAGCCGGCGCGGCTGGATTGGCGGCGCGCTGGCAGCCTCGGTCGCAGTTGCCGCCCTGTTCGTGACGCGGCCGTTCTTGAGCGAGACGGCACCGGCTGCCGATGACGGTGCGACCACGCAGGTCGCGGCCGCAGCCACGGCGCCGGACATTGCTCCACTTGGCGTGCCGTCACCCAGTGTGCCGTCACCCAGCGTGCCCGATGCGCCCGATGCGCCCGATCATCAGGCCGGCCTCGGCGCTGCCGCCGTGGCGGCGGTGGAAGTGCCGCGCCGCGCGGCCGAGCGTCGTTCCACGCGCAGCCAGAGCCAGCGCGCCGCCCTGCGTGCCAGCCGCCAGTCGGCCCCGACTGCCGCTACGGCAGTGGCGGCCGTCGCACCGGCATCGGCGGTCGCGTCGACGGTGGCGATGTCCGCGACCGGTACCGATGCCGTCGCGCCCAAGCCTTTCCAGCCACAACACCCCGAAGCCACCGCCAGGCCGTGGCCGCGTGCAGTGTTGCCGCAATACGCCGGCAGCGGTGCCGGGATCACGGCCAGTTATGGCAGCGGCGCGTCCTCGCCCTCGTTCTATCCGTTCGAGCCGAGCATGACGCCGGCGGCCGACCAGACTGGCGTGACCGAAAACGACTCGGCCGGTCCGCGGAACTGA